From Arachis hypogaea cultivar Tifrunner chromosome 3, arahy.Tifrunner.gnm2.J5K5, whole genome shotgun sequence:
TCTGCAAACACCTTTCTTGGAGTCTGAAGACGGTCAGCTCCATCCAGGCAGGATGCATCACATGCGTTTAGAATTGCACCGGTTAGGCAACCACGGGTGCCGTCCAATATTCAAGCCTTTGCAAAGTGCTTCCTAAGATAGCAAAAGGTGACCTGCCATAGCATGAGGGGGCATGAGGTCAGTTTTGCTACAGTGTAGCGCTCAGACGCGCAGTTGTGCATCATGATGGGTATGTCAATCACGTCATATCAAAAAACGTAAATGCCCCTTAAATACAGAAACATATAAAACAACCTATTAATCAATATCCTTTAACAACAAGAGATTACTTGACAGTAAGATAATTACATATGAATtagttttttcgaaatttttcataTAGAAAGATTATAACATGCAGAGAAAATGGGTCACATATTTAATGTTGATGGTTTGGATCGTCAGTTAACAACTACATGGTGTAAGATGCATCCGGCCCGTGGTTGAGGGCTATAATCGACCGTTCCGTGCCAAGTTGGCGTCACAGGTGTCAGTCAACAAGAGGGCCGTTGGGATGCGAACACATGATGCCATTAGCAGAGAGGTGAATATGAAACCTCGTTGCGCACGGCTATTTCAAAAGCCAGTGTTTTACTCCCCTCGTGAACTATTGAACACACAATGCAGGGATCCTATTCCATAAGCTCGTCCTCCGTCGATGCACCGACGCCTCGATGTCACTGTGGCGTGAGGTCGCCAATCAGAACCGCTTGGAAATGTGACTATCCGGGCAGAAGGTTTTATGGATGTTCTGGGTACGGAACCAGCAGGAAATGCTCGTTCTTTCAGTGGTACGATCCAGAGCCCCCGCCTCGTTACTCCGACGTCATTCGCAGGTTGCTAGAAACGAACGAGGGCATTAGAAGCGAGAACACGGAGTTGAAGAAGACAAGACAGGAACTCCTAGACGAGCTGCGTTCTTTGCAACATAGTTTGTATGAAACAAGGGCAAATCTGGAGGCCGCCATTTCAGCATCTACGGCCATGGAAGACAACATGCTTGCAAGTGTCGCGACGACGAGGAGGCGAGGTATTCTGATCACCGTGCTGATATCCGCGATCATTTTGTTGGTTTTTTACCGGTGAAGATCGCTTGATGAGAATTTTTatctgtaatttatttttttttggtgttcACGACTGGAAAACATAACTAGTTCAATGGATTCGATTAGCCCTAATTGTTGCGTGGATTTGATTGCACTggtacatatcttttcaatctaaTAAGATAATTTTCATTTCGCATATTCATTCTACCAAGTATAATAAAACATGAAACACATCAATCCATTTGAAAAGCATATTTTAAGCATGCCCGGAATAGAAACAACGATACAACTGGTCCATATGTCTTCGCGACAGATTTACGCAAAGAGTGCCTACCGCTTATGTGATCGAATCACATTAGCGGCCGCTCTATTAGGGAACTAGACAACCCACTCCCACAGTTATAACGCGCTGAAGGTTCATGTCACTCGGCCACTCACCATTGAATGCGGTGACTCTGTGTCGGTTAAGTAAATTAATCTGAACCAACGAAATCTCCGTCAGAAAACCACCGTTAGCACCTCTTACCCATTTGTGATTGTTTTCGCGCACTGTTATCATACAATCATCCATGATCGTCACCGGATTCCATGGAACGCCGTACTGACCGCCAACTCCTTGCTTGATGAACGGGACGACGCACATGGATTCCAAGTCAATCTTGCACCATATGGTCGATAGTGCTCGGTGCGGGGATCGTTCATAGCTGACCAGGTGTGGGATGCCGTCGAGCACACACAGTGCCTGCACGGTACACAACCGATGGGATACGATCGCACACGGCACCGGGTGACTATAAAGACACCGTAAACAACAGCCATTGAGATAACTGCTTGGAGCCTTTCTGTTATCCAGTACTTACACATAACCGACCATTTATCTATCGTGTGAGGGCGCTCAATACAAGGGGAGGAGATGTATCGTCCGACAGGCCCGGCCAACCTTCCCCACGATGTATGGACCTTAATTGCCGGAAGGACCGCAGCACAGTCCGTCAGGGACTTATACAGTCTCAGGATGTCGTGCACCGCTGCACGTAATGCAAGGGATGAGGATTTCGTTTACAGATGTGCCAACATTCCAATTTGGGACCAACGATGGTGGAGTGTGAGTCCCATGCACCAGTCGGGAAGAAACTTCTTAGCGCGATGCAAGCAGAGTGGGCACCTGGAAGTTCTGTTTCGGTCTGCTGTGTCTGACCTTTTCCTAGGCGGGTGTCATTTTGCGGGGACGGAAACCATGCACGTTGTCGCAGCCCAGGGCCATTCGGCAGCCCAGTACACAGTGGCGATGATGCTGATGCTACGCGACGACGCCGAGTCAAAGAACAAGGGCTTACAAACATTTCGTGGGCTTGAAGCGGCCGGTGCCCTAACAAACTGCAAATTGGTGTTCCGCGGCGTTGTCCAGGGGACGTGGAGACACCTGCGTCGCATGCCAAGGCTAAACGCAGAGAATCAAGTCTGTTCTTCGCATGCATGTCCAAGCCGTGGAAACATGGGTTCCATTTACCGCCATCAATGCTATAGAAAAGGGTGGGACGTAAACGACGGTGACGGAGGTGCTGCTCATATTCCGTGCGTGCATTGTAAGGCTGATTATGAATTGATCCTGTTTATCCACCTCTTTGACTGATTGGATAGGAATGGGttctcaatatttttttggttatCCTATGTAATATATGTATTATCACTATTATGTAATAATTTTTCCAACTATTTGACTCGTTTTGGTACTGTTTGTCTCGTTTTgccatcatttttatttttgtgttttttgcttagtattaaaaatttaac
This genomic window contains:
- the LOC140183551 gene encoding uncharacterized protein, which encodes MSCTAARNARDEDFVYRCANIPIWDQRWWSVSPMHQSGRNFLARCKQSGHLEVLFRSAVSDLFLGGCHFAGTETMHVVAAQGHSAAQYTVAMMLMLRDDAESKNKGLQTFRGLEAAGALTNCKLVFRGVVQGTWRHLRRMPRLNAENQVCSSHACPSRGNMGSIYRHQCYRKGWDVNDGDGGAAHIPCVHCKADYELILFIHLFD